A genomic window from Mesorhizobium sp. CAU 1732 includes:
- a CDS encoding response regulator transcription factor — protein sequence MKVLIVEDDPLHRAYLHDSVCSALPECDDVLEARDGDEGQTLAREQPQAHIVMDLQMQPRTGIDAARTIWRERPQTRILFWSNYADEAYVRGVSRIVPAGAAYGYVLKSASDERLRLALRSIFVENQCVIDGAVRGTQQKSLAPSDGITETEYEILVDIALGLTDKAIAERRGISLRSVQNRLQAIYDKLGVHAGDDEAGQFNLRGRAVANAMLRKLLNSGALERAETDLREWLARRKAHTD from the coding sequence ATGAAGGTGCTCATCGTCGAGGACGACCCGCTGCACAGGGCATATCTGCACGATTCGGTCTGCTCCGCCCTGCCGGAATGCGATGATGTGCTCGAGGCACGCGACGGCGACGAAGGCCAGACGCTGGCGCGCGAACAGCCGCAGGCACACATCGTGATGGACCTGCAGATGCAGCCCAGGACCGGTATCGACGCTGCCCGCACGATCTGGCGCGAGCGGCCGCAGACGCGGATCCTGTTCTGGTCGAACTATGCCGACGAGGCCTATGTGCGCGGCGTCAGCCGCATCGTGCCGGCAGGCGCAGCCTATGGCTATGTGCTGAAATCGGCCTCCGACGAGAGGTTGCGCCTGGCCCTGCGCAGCATCTTCGTCGAGAACCAGTGCGTCATCGACGGTGCGGTGCGCGGCACCCAGCAAAAGAGCCTGGCGCCCAGCGATGGCATCACGGAGACGGAGTACGAAATCCTGGTCGATATCGCGCTCGGCCTGACAGACAAGGCAATCGCCGAGCGCCGGGGCATATCGCTGCGTTCGGTGCAGAACCGGCTCCAGGCGATCTACGACAAGCTCGGCGTGCATGCGGGTGATGACGAAGCCGGCCAGTTCAACCTGCGGGGCAGAGCGGTCGCGAACGCGATGCTGCGCAAACTGCTCAACTCCGGCGCGCTCGAACGCGCCGAAACCGACCTGCGCGAATGGCTCGCCCGCCGCAAAGCGCACACGGACTGA